In Vespula pensylvanica isolate Volc-1 chromosome 16, ASM1446617v1, whole genome shotgun sequence, the following proteins share a genomic window:
- the LOC122634947 gene encoding DNA replication complex GINS protein PSF3 has product MSLCCSYVPDYFSINDILATEERILCTIDVTLPGLGFLDISNDSDDLKQGTKLEFPIWLTHPLNIIQGSLINIELPKIYKDSYREILQADACAVSLSKWNLHFYEVGMYLRTFNIRESEKLTENLLETFKSRFRLIMDWAQNPISDLTLGSQLPRLEKDLFLISRKAKVQLNEWLKKGTGIIEASEVAANLKKRKRTDYELN; this is encoded by the exons atgtcgtTATGCTGTAGTTACGTTcctgattatttttctataaacgaCATTCTGGCAACAGAAGAACGTATATTATGTACTATCGACGTGACACTTCCCGGTTTag gaTTCTTAGATATTTCTAATGATTCGGATGATTTGAAACAAGGAACAAAGTTAGAATTTCCTATTTGGTTAACGCATCCacttaatataatacaagGATCACTCATCAACATAGAATtaccaaaaatatataaagatagttATAG AGAAATTCTTCAAGCAGATGCATGCGCGGTGTCATTGAGCAAATGGAATCTTCATTTCTATGAAGTAGGAATGTATTTAAGAACCTTTAATATTCGGGAAAGTGAAAAATTAACAGAGAATTTGTTAGAG ACCTTCAAATCTCGATTCAGATTAATCATGGATTGGGCACAGAATCCTATTTCAGATCTGACGTTGGGTAGTCAGCTTCCtagattagaaaaagatttgttCTTAATTAGTAGAAAAGCAAAGGTACAATTAAACGAATGGTTAAAAAAAGGTACTGGTATTATAGAAGCATCGGAAGTAGCTGCAAATCTTAAGAAACGTAAACGTACCGattatgaattaaattaa
- the LOC122634945 gene encoding hepatocyte nuclear factor 4-gamma isoform X1 — protein MEDHEIQELVNFNDDVIVGGDLASSSSSDNTDLGMGAGAAGGSVLGLPGTGVTGVLSQHCAICGDRATGKHYGAASCDGCKGFFRRSVRKNHLYTCRFSRNCVVDKDKRNQCRYCRLRKCFKAGMKKEAVQNERDRISCRRPSYEEQANNASGLSVVSLLQAEMLSRQVGAALELGSPSNDIDLSTKQIANINDVCDSMKQQLLILVEWAKYIPAFSELTLDDQVALLRAHAGEHLLLGVARRSMHLKDVLLLGNNCIITKNCPVISLSTEGRNQDLDISKVGVRVMDELVKPLNEVQIDDTEFACLKAIVFFDPNAKGLSEPGRIKHLRYQIQINLEDYISDRQYDSRGRFGEILLTLPALQSISWQMIEQIQFVRLFGVAHIDNLLQEMLLGGAAAELNGNSTPMPMSNAPGSYVSSNESPSSPLTPANAGGGPLSPQDHMLAAGSPVIILRDLTPISSQEDVTTVAGFRLFKQEPSLETESTF, from the exons atactgATCTTGGCATGGGCGCCGGTGCCGCAGGTGGCTCGGTTCTGGGACTTCCAGGTACCGGAGTGACCGGTGTCCTGTCTCAGCACTGTGCCATATGTGGTGATCGAGCCACAGGGAAACATTATGGGGCTGCCTCTTGCGATGGTTGCAAAGGTTTCTTCAGAAGATCCGTTAGGAAAAATCATCTCTACACTTGCAG ATTCAGCAGGAATTGCGTTGTGGACAAGGATAAGCGTAATCAATGCAGGTACTGCAGACTTCGAAAGTGCTTTAAGGCCGGCATGAAGAAGGAAG CCGTGCAAAATGAGAGAGATCGAATAAGTTGTAGAAGGCCCAGTTACGAGGAACAAGCCAACAATGCTAGCGGACTCTCCGTTGTTTCTTTATTGCAAGCTGAAATGCTCAGTAGACAAGTTGGGGCAGCCTTAGAG CTAGGCAGTCCGAGCAACGACATCGATCTCAGTACGAAGCAAATAGCGAACATAAACGACGTGTGCGATAGTATGAAGCAGCAATTGCTGATCCTCGTCGAGTGGGCCAAATACATTCCAGCGTTTAGCGAGCTCACGCTAGACGACCAAGTGGCGTTATTAAGGGCGCACGCAGGCGAACACCTATTACTTGGTGTAGCTAGGCGTAGCATGCACCTTAAGGACGTTTTATTGCTTGGAAATAATTGCATAATCACCAAGAATTGTCCTG TGATATCATTGTCAACAGAAGGACGTAATCAGGATTTGGACATCAGCAAAGTTGGTGTGAGGGTAATGGACGAACTCGTGAAACCATTGAACGAGGTCCAAATCGATGACACGGAGTTTGCTTGTCTCAAGGCTATCGTGTTTTTTGATCCAA acgCGAAAGGTCTGAGCGAGCCTGGAAGGATAAAACACCTCCGTTATCAGATACAAATCAATTTGGAAGATTATATAAGTGATCGTCAATATGATAGCCGTGGTCGTTTCGGCGAAATACTATTGACGTTACCGGCATTACAATCAATTTCTTGGCAAATGATCGAACAGATTCAATTCGTCAGATTGTTCGGAGTAGCACATATAGACAATCTTTTGCAAGAGATGCTACTAGGTGGTGCGGCTGCCGAATTGAACGGAAATTCTACGCCAATGCCAATGTCAAATGCTCCTGGAAGTTACGTAAGCAGTAACGAGAGTCCTAGTAGTCCTTTGACACCTGCCAATGCCGGTGGTGGTCCATTAAGTCCACAAGATCATATGTTAGCTGCTGGTAGTCCTGTCATTATCCTTAGGGATCTAACACCTATTTCATCGCAGGAAGACGTGACAACAGTCGCTGGTTTCAGATTATTCAAACAGGAACCCAGCCTTGAAACTGAATCAACATTCTGA
- the LOC122634945 gene encoding hepatocyte nuclear factor 4-gamma isoform X2 — protein sequence MEDHEIQELVNFNDDVIVGGDLASSSSSDNTDLGMGAGAAGGSVLGLPGTGVTGVLSQHCAICGDRATGKHYGAASCDGCKGFFRRSVRKNHLYTCRFSRNCVVDKDKRNQCRYCRLRKCFKAGMKKEAVQNERDRISCRRPSYEEQANNASGLSVVSLLQAEMLSRQVGAALELGSPSNDIDLSTKQIANINDVCDSMKQQLLILVEWAKYIPAFSELTLDDQVALLRAHAGEHLLLGVARRSMHLKDVLLLGNNCIITKNCPEGRNQDLDISKVGVRVMDELVKPLNEVQIDDTEFACLKAIVFFDPNAKGLSEPGRIKHLRYQIQINLEDYISDRQYDSRGRFGEILLTLPALQSISWQMIEQIQFVRLFGVAHIDNLLQEMLLGGAAAELNGNSTPMPMSNAPGSYVSSNESPSSPLTPANAGGGPLSPQDHMLAAGSPVIILRDLTPISSQEDVTTVAGFRLFKQEPSLETESTF from the exons atactgATCTTGGCATGGGCGCCGGTGCCGCAGGTGGCTCGGTTCTGGGACTTCCAGGTACCGGAGTGACCGGTGTCCTGTCTCAGCACTGTGCCATATGTGGTGATCGAGCCACAGGGAAACATTATGGGGCTGCCTCTTGCGATGGTTGCAAAGGTTTCTTCAGAAGATCCGTTAGGAAAAATCATCTCTACACTTGCAG ATTCAGCAGGAATTGCGTTGTGGACAAGGATAAGCGTAATCAATGCAGGTACTGCAGACTTCGAAAGTGCTTTAAGGCCGGCATGAAGAAGGAAG CCGTGCAAAATGAGAGAGATCGAATAAGTTGTAGAAGGCCCAGTTACGAGGAACAAGCCAACAATGCTAGCGGACTCTCCGTTGTTTCTTTATTGCAAGCTGAAATGCTCAGTAGACAAGTTGGGGCAGCCTTAGAG CTAGGCAGTCCGAGCAACGACATCGATCTCAGTACGAAGCAAATAGCGAACATAAACGACGTGTGCGATAGTATGAAGCAGCAATTGCTGATCCTCGTCGAGTGGGCCAAATACATTCCAGCGTTTAGCGAGCTCACGCTAGACGACCAAGTGGCGTTATTAAGGGCGCACGCAGGCGAACACCTATTACTTGGTGTAGCTAGGCGTAGCATGCACCTTAAGGACGTTTTATTGCTTGGAAATAATTGCATAATCACCAAGAATTGTCCTG AAGGACGTAATCAGGATTTGGACATCAGCAAAGTTGGTGTGAGGGTAATGGACGAACTCGTGAAACCATTGAACGAGGTCCAAATCGATGACACGGAGTTTGCTTGTCTCAAGGCTATCGTGTTTTTTGATCCAA acgCGAAAGGTCTGAGCGAGCCTGGAAGGATAAAACACCTCCGTTATCAGATACAAATCAATTTGGAAGATTATATAAGTGATCGTCAATATGATAGCCGTGGTCGTTTCGGCGAAATACTATTGACGTTACCGGCATTACAATCAATTTCTTGGCAAATGATCGAACAGATTCAATTCGTCAGATTGTTCGGAGTAGCACATATAGACAATCTTTTGCAAGAGATGCTACTAGGTGGTGCGGCTGCCGAATTGAACGGAAATTCTACGCCAATGCCAATGTCAAATGCTCCTGGAAGTTACGTAAGCAGTAACGAGAGTCCTAGTAGTCCTTTGACACCTGCCAATGCCGGTGGTGGTCCATTAAGTCCACAAGATCATATGTTAGCTGCTGGTAGTCCTGTCATTATCCTTAGGGATCTAACACCTATTTCATCGCAGGAAGACGTGACAACAGTCGCTGGTTTCAGATTATTCAAACAGGAACCCAGCCTTGAAACTGAATCAACATTCTGA
- the LOC122634945 gene encoding hepatocyte nuclear factor 4-gamma isoform X3, whose product MRFDEQFFSTLDTDLGMGAGAAGGSVLGLPGTGVTGVLSQHCAICGDRATGKHYGAASCDGCKGFFRRSVRKNHLYTCRFSRNCVVDKDKRNQCRYCRLRKCFKAGMKKEAVQNERDRISCRRPSYEEQANNASGLSVVSLLQAEMLSRQVGAALELGSPSNDIDLSTKQIANINDVCDSMKQQLLILVEWAKYIPAFSELTLDDQVALLRAHAGEHLLLGVARRSMHLKDVLLLGNNCIITKNCPVISLSTEGRNQDLDISKVGVRVMDELVKPLNEVQIDDTEFACLKAIVFFDPNAKGLSEPGRIKHLRYQIQINLEDYISDRQYDSRGRFGEILLTLPALQSISWQMIEQIQFVRLFGVAHIDNLLQEMLLGGAAAELNGNSTPMPMSNAPGSYVSSNESPSSPLTPANAGGGPLSPQDHMLAAGSPVIILRDLTPISSQEDVTTVAGFRLFKQEPSLETESTF is encoded by the exons atactgATCTTGGCATGGGCGCCGGTGCCGCAGGTGGCTCGGTTCTGGGACTTCCAGGTACCGGAGTGACCGGTGTCCTGTCTCAGCACTGTGCCATATGTGGTGATCGAGCCACAGGGAAACATTATGGGGCTGCCTCTTGCGATGGTTGCAAAGGTTTCTTCAGAAGATCCGTTAGGAAAAATCATCTCTACACTTGCAG ATTCAGCAGGAATTGCGTTGTGGACAAGGATAAGCGTAATCAATGCAGGTACTGCAGACTTCGAAAGTGCTTTAAGGCCGGCATGAAGAAGGAAG CCGTGCAAAATGAGAGAGATCGAATAAGTTGTAGAAGGCCCAGTTACGAGGAACAAGCCAACAATGCTAGCGGACTCTCCGTTGTTTCTTTATTGCAAGCTGAAATGCTCAGTAGACAAGTTGGGGCAGCCTTAGAG CTAGGCAGTCCGAGCAACGACATCGATCTCAGTACGAAGCAAATAGCGAACATAAACGACGTGTGCGATAGTATGAAGCAGCAATTGCTGATCCTCGTCGAGTGGGCCAAATACATTCCAGCGTTTAGCGAGCTCACGCTAGACGACCAAGTGGCGTTATTAAGGGCGCACGCAGGCGAACACCTATTACTTGGTGTAGCTAGGCGTAGCATGCACCTTAAGGACGTTTTATTGCTTGGAAATAATTGCATAATCACCAAGAATTGTCCTG TGATATCATTGTCAACAGAAGGACGTAATCAGGATTTGGACATCAGCAAAGTTGGTGTGAGGGTAATGGACGAACTCGTGAAACCATTGAACGAGGTCCAAATCGATGACACGGAGTTTGCTTGTCTCAAGGCTATCGTGTTTTTTGATCCAA acgCGAAAGGTCTGAGCGAGCCTGGAAGGATAAAACACCTCCGTTATCAGATACAAATCAATTTGGAAGATTATATAAGTGATCGTCAATATGATAGCCGTGGTCGTTTCGGCGAAATACTATTGACGTTACCGGCATTACAATCAATTTCTTGGCAAATGATCGAACAGATTCAATTCGTCAGATTGTTCGGAGTAGCACATATAGACAATCTTTTGCAAGAGATGCTACTAGGTGGTGCGGCTGCCGAATTGAACGGAAATTCTACGCCAATGCCAATGTCAAATGCTCCTGGAAGTTACGTAAGCAGTAACGAGAGTCCTAGTAGTCCTTTGACACCTGCCAATGCCGGTGGTGGTCCATTAAGTCCACAAGATCATATGTTAGCTGCTGGTAGTCCTGTCATTATCCTTAGGGATCTAACACCTATTTCATCGCAGGAAGACGTGACAACAGTCGCTGGTTTCAGATTATTCAAACAGGAACCCAGCCTTGAAACTGAATCAACATTCTGA
- the LOC122634945 gene encoding hepatocyte nuclear factor 4-gamma isoform X4, which yields MGLADTDLGMGAGAAGGSVLGLPGTGVTGVLSQHCAICGDRATGKHYGAASCDGCKGFFRRSVRKNHLYTCRFSRNCVVDKDKRNQCRYCRLRKCFKAGMKKEAVQNERDRISCRRPSYEEQANNASGLSVVSLLQAEMLSRQVGAALELGSPSNDIDLSTKQIANINDVCDSMKQQLLILVEWAKYIPAFSELTLDDQVALLRAHAGEHLLLGVARRSMHLKDVLLLGNNCIITKNCPVISLSTEGRNQDLDISKVGVRVMDELVKPLNEVQIDDTEFACLKAIVFFDPNAKGLSEPGRIKHLRYQIQINLEDYISDRQYDSRGRFGEILLTLPALQSISWQMIEQIQFVRLFGVAHIDNLLQEMLLGGAAAELNGNSTPMPMSNAPGSYVSSNESPSSPLTPANAGGGPLSPQDHMLAAGSPVIILRDLTPISSQEDVTTVAGFRLFKQEPSLETESTF from the exons atactgATCTTGGCATGGGCGCCGGTGCCGCAGGTGGCTCGGTTCTGGGACTTCCAGGTACCGGAGTGACCGGTGTCCTGTCTCAGCACTGTGCCATATGTGGTGATCGAGCCACAGGGAAACATTATGGGGCTGCCTCTTGCGATGGTTGCAAAGGTTTCTTCAGAAGATCCGTTAGGAAAAATCATCTCTACACTTGCAG ATTCAGCAGGAATTGCGTTGTGGACAAGGATAAGCGTAATCAATGCAGGTACTGCAGACTTCGAAAGTGCTTTAAGGCCGGCATGAAGAAGGAAG CCGTGCAAAATGAGAGAGATCGAATAAGTTGTAGAAGGCCCAGTTACGAGGAACAAGCCAACAATGCTAGCGGACTCTCCGTTGTTTCTTTATTGCAAGCTGAAATGCTCAGTAGACAAGTTGGGGCAGCCTTAGAG CTAGGCAGTCCGAGCAACGACATCGATCTCAGTACGAAGCAAATAGCGAACATAAACGACGTGTGCGATAGTATGAAGCAGCAATTGCTGATCCTCGTCGAGTGGGCCAAATACATTCCAGCGTTTAGCGAGCTCACGCTAGACGACCAAGTGGCGTTATTAAGGGCGCACGCAGGCGAACACCTATTACTTGGTGTAGCTAGGCGTAGCATGCACCTTAAGGACGTTTTATTGCTTGGAAATAATTGCATAATCACCAAGAATTGTCCTG TGATATCATTGTCAACAGAAGGACGTAATCAGGATTTGGACATCAGCAAAGTTGGTGTGAGGGTAATGGACGAACTCGTGAAACCATTGAACGAGGTCCAAATCGATGACACGGAGTTTGCTTGTCTCAAGGCTATCGTGTTTTTTGATCCAA acgCGAAAGGTCTGAGCGAGCCTGGAAGGATAAAACACCTCCGTTATCAGATACAAATCAATTTGGAAGATTATATAAGTGATCGTCAATATGATAGCCGTGGTCGTTTCGGCGAAATACTATTGACGTTACCGGCATTACAATCAATTTCTTGGCAAATGATCGAACAGATTCAATTCGTCAGATTGTTCGGAGTAGCACATATAGACAATCTTTTGCAAGAGATGCTACTAGGTGGTGCGGCTGCCGAATTGAACGGAAATTCTACGCCAATGCCAATGTCAAATGCTCCTGGAAGTTACGTAAGCAGTAACGAGAGTCCTAGTAGTCCTTTGACACCTGCCAATGCCGGTGGTGGTCCATTAAGTCCACAAGATCATATGTTAGCTGCTGGTAGTCCTGTCATTATCCTTAGGGATCTAACACCTATTTCATCGCAGGAAGACGTGACAACAGTCGCTGGTTTCAGATTATTCAAACAGGAACCCAGCCTTGAAACTGAATCAACATTCTGA
- the LOC122634945 gene encoding hepatocyte nuclear factor 4-gamma isoform X5 — MGAGAAGGSVLGLPGTGVTGVLSQHCAICGDRATGKHYGAASCDGCKGFFRRSVRKNHLYTCRFSRNCVVDKDKRNQCRYCRLRKCFKAGMKKEAVQNERDRISCRRPSYEEQANNASGLSVVSLLQAEMLSRQVGAALELGSPSNDIDLSTKQIANINDVCDSMKQQLLILVEWAKYIPAFSELTLDDQVALLRAHAGEHLLLGVARRSMHLKDVLLLGNNCIITKNCPVISLSTEGRNQDLDISKVGVRVMDELVKPLNEVQIDDTEFACLKAIVFFDPNAKGLSEPGRIKHLRYQIQINLEDYISDRQYDSRGRFGEILLTLPALQSISWQMIEQIQFVRLFGVAHIDNLLQEMLLGGAAAELNGNSTPMPMSNAPGSYVSSNESPSSPLTPANAGGGPLSPQDHMLAAGSPVIILRDLTPISSQEDVTTVAGFRLFKQEPSLETESTF; from the exons ATGGGCGCCGGTGCCGCAGGTGGCTCGGTTCTGGGACTTCCAGGTACCGGAGTGACCGGTGTCCTGTCTCAGCACTGTGCCATATGTGGTGATCGAGCCACAGGGAAACATTATGGGGCTGCCTCTTGCGATGGTTGCAAAGGTTTCTTCAGAAGATCCGTTAGGAAAAATCATCTCTACACTTGCAG ATTCAGCAGGAATTGCGTTGTGGACAAGGATAAGCGTAATCAATGCAGGTACTGCAGACTTCGAAAGTGCTTTAAGGCCGGCATGAAGAAGGAAG CCGTGCAAAATGAGAGAGATCGAATAAGTTGTAGAAGGCCCAGTTACGAGGAACAAGCCAACAATGCTAGCGGACTCTCCGTTGTTTCTTTATTGCAAGCTGAAATGCTCAGTAGACAAGTTGGGGCAGCCTTAGAG CTAGGCAGTCCGAGCAACGACATCGATCTCAGTACGAAGCAAATAGCGAACATAAACGACGTGTGCGATAGTATGAAGCAGCAATTGCTGATCCTCGTCGAGTGGGCCAAATACATTCCAGCGTTTAGCGAGCTCACGCTAGACGACCAAGTGGCGTTATTAAGGGCGCACGCAGGCGAACACCTATTACTTGGTGTAGCTAGGCGTAGCATGCACCTTAAGGACGTTTTATTGCTTGGAAATAATTGCATAATCACCAAGAATTGTCCTG TGATATCATTGTCAACAGAAGGACGTAATCAGGATTTGGACATCAGCAAAGTTGGTGTGAGGGTAATGGACGAACTCGTGAAACCATTGAACGAGGTCCAAATCGATGACACGGAGTTTGCTTGTCTCAAGGCTATCGTGTTTTTTGATCCAA acgCGAAAGGTCTGAGCGAGCCTGGAAGGATAAAACACCTCCGTTATCAGATACAAATCAATTTGGAAGATTATATAAGTGATCGTCAATATGATAGCCGTGGTCGTTTCGGCGAAATACTATTGACGTTACCGGCATTACAATCAATTTCTTGGCAAATGATCGAACAGATTCAATTCGTCAGATTGTTCGGAGTAGCACATATAGACAATCTTTTGCAAGAGATGCTACTAGGTGGTGCGGCTGCCGAATTGAACGGAAATTCTACGCCAATGCCAATGTCAAATGCTCCTGGAAGTTACGTAAGCAGTAACGAGAGTCCTAGTAGTCCTTTGACACCTGCCAATGCCGGTGGTGGTCCATTAAGTCCACAAGATCATATGTTAGCTGCTGGTAGTCCTGTCATTATCCTTAGGGATCTAACACCTATTTCATCGCAGGAAGACGTGACAACAGTCGCTGGTTTCAGATTATTCAAACAGGAACCCAGCCTTGAAACTGAATCAACATTCTGA